In Carya illinoinensis cultivar Pawnee chromosome 10, C.illinoinensisPawnee_v1, whole genome shotgun sequence, one DNA window encodes the following:
- the LOC122278861 gene encoding xylan glycosyltransferase MUCI21-like isoform X1 yields the protein MVHYHLHHHRWRKGEKNIEEDEESQALIIECGSTSCYYKRTRPKLLSLLFLFIFSFHLIFSCGTTFSLFYSFGVEKERPVADMNANTPVCSSVSNGTICCDRSSIRSDICIMKGDVRTHPASSSVFLYIARDSDAVINYGEEEGYEELKLERIRPYTRKWETSVMGSIGELNLIAKKVNHGIKHHCDVWHDVPAVFFSTGGYTGNLYHEFNDGILPLYITSQHLNKKVVFVILEYHDWWILKYGDVLSQLSDYPAINFSGDNRTHCFPEAIVGLRIHDELTVDSSLMEGKKSINDFQNLLDQAYWPRIRGLIQDEEREAQEKLVQKLSLSPTSETAIVTERELEEEQLEKPKLVILSRNESREITNQNLLVKMAEEIGFRVEVLMPVRTSELARIYRVLNSSDVMVGVHGAALTQFLYMRPGSVFIQIIPLGIAWAAETYFGEPVRKLGLKYIGYEIIPEESSLYDKYDKSDPVLRDPDSVNAKGWQYTKSIYLEDQNVRLDLRRFRKQLVRAYDHIAKMKGYVHLQPW from the exons ATGGTGCActatcatcttcatcatcaccGGTGGAGAAAAGGTGAGAAAAATATCGAAGAAGATGAGGAGTCTCAAGCCCTTATTATAGAATGTGGAAGCACCAGTTGTTACTATAAGAGAACCAGGCCCAAGCTACTATCCCTCCTCttcctctttattttttcttttcacctGATCTTCAGCTGTGGCAccactttctctcttttct ATTCATTTGGAGTAGAAAAGGAACGCCCTGTTGCTGACATGAATGCAAATACTCCCGTGTGTTCTTCGGTCTCAAATG GAACTATATGTTGTGATAGAAGCAGTATTCGCTCTGATATATGTATCATGAAAGGGGATGTAAGAACACACCCTGCTTCTTCTTCAGTCTTCCTTTACATCGCAAGAGACTCCGATGCTGTCATTAATTATGGGGAAGAAGAGGGATATGAGGAACTCAAACTCGAAAGGATCAGACCCTATACACGGAAATGGGAAACAAGTGTCATGGGCAGCATTGGTGAATTAAACCTTATTGCAAAGAAAGTGAATCATGGTATAAAACATCATTGTGATGTCTGGCATGACGTTCCAGCTGTGTTCTTCTCAACCGGAGGATATACAGGAAATCTTTATCACGAATTTAATGATGGGATTCTGCCATTGTACATCACTTCACAGCATTTGAACAAGAAGGTTGTGTTTGTCATTCTTGAATATCATGACTGGTGGATTCTGAAGTATGGAGATGTACTTTCTCAACTCTCTGATTATCCAGCAATAAATTTTAGTGGGGACAATAGAACTCATTGCTTCCCAGAAGCCATTGTTGGTCTGAGAATCCATGATGAGCTCACTGTGGACTCTTCGTTAATGGAGGGAAAAAAGAGCATTaatgattttcaaaatcttcTAGACCAAGCTTACTGGCCACGAATCAGGGGTTTGATCCAAGATGAGGAACGAGAAGCGCAAGAGAAACTGGTACAAAAGCTTTCTTTGTCCCCGACATCAGAAACCGCAATTGTAACGGAAAGGGAACTGGAAGAAGAACAATTAGAGAAGCCTAAACTGGTGATTTTATCACGGAATGAGTCTAGGGAGATAACTAATCAGAACTTGTTGGTGAAAATGGCGGAGGAAATTGGGTTTCGAGTTGAAGTGTTGATGCCTGTCCGAACATCAGAATTGGCAAGGATTTATAGGGTTCTTAATTCAAGTGATGTTATGGTTGGGGTCCATGGTGCAGCTCTGACCCAGTTTCTCTATATGAGACCTGGCTCTGTGTTTATTCAAATTATTCCACTTGGAATTGCATGGGCGGCAGAGACATATTTTGGAGAGCCTGTAAGGAAGCTTGGTTTAAAGTATATTGGCTATGAAATTATACCTGAAGAGAGCTCACTGTATGATAAATACGATAAGAGCGATCCAGTTCTTAGAGACCCAGACAGCGTGAATGCGAAGGGATGGCAATACACAAAAAGTATCTATCTTGAAGATCAAAATGTGAGACTAGACTTGAGAAGATTTAGGAAGCAGTTGGTTCGTGCTTACGACCACATTGCTAAAATGAAGGGATATGTTCATCTCCAACCGTGGTAA
- the LOC122279438 gene encoding NADPH-dependent thioredoxin reductase 3-like has product MGCNVTIGIGSSAPSYRVTAMSSILSNALPPHNHSLFLLNTLSTRRRALRFHSPAARSPLLQVTASSPDLPITTAKNVENVVIIGSGPAGYTAAIYAARANLKPVVFEGYQVGGVPGGQLMTTTEVENFPGFPDGISGPDLMEKMRLQAERWGAELFQEDVENIDLKSSPFTVQSSERKVKCHSVIYATGATAKRLRLPREDEFWSRGISACAICDGASPLFKGQVLAVVGGGDTATEEALYLTKYARHVHLLVRRDQLKASKAMQDRVYNNPNVTVHYNTETVDVISNAKGQMSGILVRKLDTGEESVLEAKGLFYGIGHSPNSQLLEGQVVLDSSGYLLVEEGTAKTSVEGVFAAGDVQDHEWRQAVTAAGSGCIAALSVERYLVHNDLLVEFHQPQAEEVKKELTTRDVQEGFDITLTKHKGEYALRKLYHESPRLICVLYTAPTCGPCRTLKPILSKVIDEFDQNVHFVEIDIEEDPEVAEAAGIMGTPCVQFFKNKEMLRTVSGVKMKREYREFIGENK; this is encoded by the exons ATGGGTTGCAACGTGACGATAGGAATCGGATCCTCCGCACCGAGTTACCGAGTTACCGCCATGTCCTCCATTCTCTCTAACGCTCTTCCTCCACACAATCACagtctctttctccttaacaccTTGTCCACTCGCCGGCGCGCCCTCCGTTTCCATTCCCCCGCTGCTCGCTCTCCCCTTCTCCAAGTGACTGCCTCCTCGCCCGACCTCCCGATCACTACAG CAAAAAATGTCGAGAATGTTGTTATTATAGGTTCAGGTCCTGCAGGATACACAGCGGCAATATATGCAGCTCGTGCCAATTTGAAGCCTGTAGTGTTCGAGGGATATCAAGTAGGCGGTGTTCCTGGGGGACAGTTGATGACTACCACTGAGGTGGAGAATTTCCCTGGGTTTCCTGATGGAATAAGCGGTCCAGATTTGatggaaaa GATGCGACTGCAAGCTGAGCGTTGGGGAGCAGAATTGTTTCAAGAAGACGTGGAAAATATCGATTTAAAAAGTAGTCCCTTTACAGTGCAAAGTAGTGAACGTAAG GTTAAGTGCCATAGTGTCATTTATGCCACAGGAGCTACCGCAAAAAGGCTTAGGTTACCCCGTGAAGATGAATTTTGGAGTAGGGGAATTAGTGCTTGTGCCATTTGTGATGGGGCATCACCCTTGTTCAAGGGGCAAGTCCTCGCTGTTGTTGGAGGGGGTGATACAGCTACTGAGGAAGCATTGTACCTTACTAAATATGCTCGTCATGTTCATTTACTTGTACGAAGAGACCAACTAAAGGCTTCCAAAGCTATGCAAGATAG AGTGTACAACAATCCAAATGTCACCGTGCACTACAATACAGAGACCGTGGATGTTATTAGCAATGCAAAAGGTCAGATGTCTGGAATTTTAGTTCGAAAACTCGATACTGGCGAGGAATCCGTGCTTGAGGCAAAGGGATTATTTTATGGTATAGGCCATTCACCAAATAGCCAGTTGTTGGAAGGCCAAGTTGTGCTCGACAGCTCTGGCTATTTGTTAGTTGAAGAGGGTACTGCAAAAACTTCAGTTGAAGGTGTATTTGCTGCTGGAGATGTGCAG GACCACGAATGGAGGCAAGCTGTAACTGCTGCTGGATCTGGATGCATTGCTGCTTTATCAGTCGAGAGATATCTTGTACACAATGATCTCCTTGTTGAGTTTCACCAG CCCCAAGCTGAAGAGGTAAAGAAGGAACTCACAACCAGGGATGTTCAAGAAGGTTTTGACATTACACTTACAAAGCACAAGGGCGAG TATGCATTACGGAAATTGTACCATGAAAGTCCAAGGCTTATTTGTGTACTATATACAGCGCCAACCTGTGGTCCTTGTAGGACTTTGAAGCCAATTCTTAGTAAG GTAATAGATGAATTCGATCAGAATGTACATtttgttgaaattgatatcGAAGAAGATCCAGAAGTAGCAGAAGCAGCTGGAATTATGGGTACACCATGTGTGCAGTTCTTCAAAAATAAGGAGATGCTAAG GACGGTGTCGGGGGTAAAAATGAAGCGAGAGTATCGAGAATTCATTGgagaaaataagtga
- the LOC122278861 gene encoding xylan glycosyltransferase MUCI21-like isoform X2, producing MVHYHLHHHRWRKDSFGVEKERPVADMNANTPVCSSVSNGTICCDRSSIRSDICIMKGDVRTHPASSSVFLYIARDSDAVINYGEEEGYEELKLERIRPYTRKWETSVMGSIGELNLIAKKVNHGIKHHCDVWHDVPAVFFSTGGYTGNLYHEFNDGILPLYITSQHLNKKVVFVILEYHDWWILKYGDVLSQLSDYPAINFSGDNRTHCFPEAIVGLRIHDELTVDSSLMEGKKSINDFQNLLDQAYWPRIRGLIQDEEREAQEKLVQKLSLSPTSETAIVTERELEEEQLEKPKLVILSRNESREITNQNLLVKMAEEIGFRVEVLMPVRTSELARIYRVLNSSDVMVGVHGAALTQFLYMRPGSVFIQIIPLGIAWAAETYFGEPVRKLGLKYIGYEIIPEESSLYDKYDKSDPVLRDPDSVNAKGWQYTKSIYLEDQNVRLDLRRFRKQLVRAYDHIAKMKGYVHLQPW from the exons ATGGTGCActatcatcttcatcatcaccGGTGGAGAAAAG ATTCATTTGGAGTAGAAAAGGAACGCCCTGTTGCTGACATGAATGCAAATACTCCCGTGTGTTCTTCGGTCTCAAATG GAACTATATGTTGTGATAGAAGCAGTATTCGCTCTGATATATGTATCATGAAAGGGGATGTAAGAACACACCCTGCTTCTTCTTCAGTCTTCCTTTACATCGCAAGAGACTCCGATGCTGTCATTAATTATGGGGAAGAAGAGGGATATGAGGAACTCAAACTCGAAAGGATCAGACCCTATACACGGAAATGGGAAACAAGTGTCATGGGCAGCATTGGTGAATTAAACCTTATTGCAAAGAAAGTGAATCATGGTATAAAACATCATTGTGATGTCTGGCATGACGTTCCAGCTGTGTTCTTCTCAACCGGAGGATATACAGGAAATCTTTATCACGAATTTAATGATGGGATTCTGCCATTGTACATCACTTCACAGCATTTGAACAAGAAGGTTGTGTTTGTCATTCTTGAATATCATGACTGGTGGATTCTGAAGTATGGAGATGTACTTTCTCAACTCTCTGATTATCCAGCAATAAATTTTAGTGGGGACAATAGAACTCATTGCTTCCCAGAAGCCATTGTTGGTCTGAGAATCCATGATGAGCTCACTGTGGACTCTTCGTTAATGGAGGGAAAAAAGAGCATTaatgattttcaaaatcttcTAGACCAAGCTTACTGGCCACGAATCAGGGGTTTGATCCAAGATGAGGAACGAGAAGCGCAAGAGAAACTGGTACAAAAGCTTTCTTTGTCCCCGACATCAGAAACCGCAATTGTAACGGAAAGGGAACTGGAAGAAGAACAATTAGAGAAGCCTAAACTGGTGATTTTATCACGGAATGAGTCTAGGGAGATAACTAATCAGAACTTGTTGGTGAAAATGGCGGAGGAAATTGGGTTTCGAGTTGAAGTGTTGATGCCTGTCCGAACATCAGAATTGGCAAGGATTTATAGGGTTCTTAATTCAAGTGATGTTATGGTTGGGGTCCATGGTGCAGCTCTGACCCAGTTTCTCTATATGAGACCTGGCTCTGTGTTTATTCAAATTATTCCACTTGGAATTGCATGGGCGGCAGAGACATATTTTGGAGAGCCTGTAAGGAAGCTTGGTTTAAAGTATATTGGCTATGAAATTATACCTGAAGAGAGCTCACTGTATGATAAATACGATAAGAGCGATCCAGTTCTTAGAGACCCAGACAGCGTGAATGCGAAGGGATGGCAATACACAAAAAGTATCTATCTTGAAGATCAAAATGTGAGACTAGACTTGAGAAGATTTAGGAAGCAGTTGGTTCGTGCTTACGACCACATTGCTAAAATGAAGGGATATGTTCATCTCCAACCGTGGTAA